In Ammospiza caudacuta isolate bAmmCau1 chromosome 30, bAmmCau1.pri, whole genome shotgun sequence, one DNA window encodes the following:
- the GATAD2B gene encoding transcriptional repressor p66-beta: MDRMTEDALRLNLLKRSLEPAEEREDVLAKRLKMEGHEAMERLKMLALLKRKDLAGLEVPHELPVKPDGIKGYEEKLNGSLRPHGDGRGAARPGKENINDEPVDMSARRSDQERGRLTPSPDIIVLSDNEASSPRSSSRMEERLKAANLEMFKGKSLEERQQLIKQLRDELRLEEARLVLLKKLRQSQLQKENVVQKTPVVQNAASIVQPSPAHVGQQGLSKIPSRPGAQGVEPQNLRTLQGHSVIRSAASSALPHMLMSQRVIAPSPAQLQGQRGPQKPGLVRSSTPGMSPAINYQPQSGSSVPCQRSSSSAIYMNLASHMQPGSVARVSSPLPSPSALSDAANSQAAAKLALRKQLEKTLLEIPPPKPPAPLLHFLPSAANSEFIYMVGLEEVVQSVIDSQGKSAPAVPRVEPFVCAQCRTDFTPHWKQEKGGRILCEQCQTSNQKKALKAEHTNRLKNAFVKALQQEQEIEQRLQQQAALSPTAAPAVPSVGKQDGILRHHTLRQAPQPQSSLQRGIPTSARSMLSNFAQAPQLSVAGGLLGMPGVNIAYLNAGIGGHKASSLADRQREYLLDMIPPRSISQSISGQK; this comes from the exons ATGGACCGCATGACGGAGGACGCGCTGCGCCTGAACCTGCTCAAGCGGAGCCTGGAGCCGGCCGAGGAGCGCGAGGACGTGCTGGCCAAGAGGCTGAAGATGGAGGGCCACGAGGCCATGGAGAGGCTGAAGATGCTGGCGCTGCTCAAGCGCAAGGACCTGGCGGGGCTGGAGGTGCCCCACGAGCTGCCCGTGAAGCCGGACGGGATCAAGGGCTACGAGGAGAAGCTCAACGGGAGCCTGAGGCCCCACGGCGAcgggcgcggcgcggcccggccgggcAAGGAGAACATCAACGACGAGCCCGTGGACATGAGCGCCAGGAGGAG TGACCAGGAGCGGGGCAGGCTGACGCCGTCCCCGGACATCATCGTCCTGTCGGACAACGAGGCCTCCAGCCCCCGCTCCAGCTCCCGCATGGAGGAGCGGCTCAAGGCGGCCAACCTGGAGATGTTCAAG GGGAAGAGCctggaggagaggcagcagctgatCAAGCAGCTCCGGGACGAGCTGCGGCTGGAGGAGGCCCGGCTGGTGCTCCTCAAGAAGCTGCGGCAGAGCCAGCTCCAGAAGGAGAACGTGGTGCAGAAG ACCCCCGTTGTCCAGAACGCCGCGTCCATCGTGCAGCCGTCGCCCGCCCACGTGGGACAGCAGGGCCTGTCCAAGATCCCCTCCcggcctggagctcagggcgTGGAGCCGCAGAATTTAAGGACATTACAG GGCCACAGCGTGATCCGCTCGGCcgccagctcagccctgccccacatGCTGATGTCCCAGCGCGTcatcgcccccagccccgcgcagctccagggccagcgCGGGCCCCAGAAACCCGGCCTGGTGCGCAGCTCCACGCCCGGCATGAGCCCCGCCATCAACTACCAGCCG CAGTCGGGCTCGTCGGTGCCGTGCCAGCGCTCGTCCTCCTCCGCCATCTACATGAACCTCGCGTCGCACATGCAGCCGGGCTCGGTGGCCCGCGTGTCGTCCccgctccccagccccagcgcgCTCTCGGACGCCGCCAACTCGCAGGCCGCGGCCAAGCTGGCGCTGCgcaagcagctggagaagaCGCTGCTGGAGATCCCTCCCCCGAAGCCGCCGGCGCCGCTGCTGCACTTCCTGCCCAGCGCCGCCAACAGCGAGTTCATCTACatggtggggctggaggaggtggTGCAGAGCGTCATCGACAGCCAAG GGAAGAGCGCCCCGGCGGTGCCGCGCGTGGAGCCGTTCGTGTGCGCGCAGTGCCGCACGGACTTCACGCCGCACTGGAAGCAGGAGAAGGGCGGGCGCATCCTGTGCGAGCAGTGCCAGACCTCCAACCAGAAGAAGGCGCTCAAGGCCGAGCACACGAATCGCCTCAAGAACGCCTTCGTCaaggccctgcagcaggagcag GAGATCGAGCAgcggctgcagcagcaggctgccctgtcccccaCGGCCGCGCCCGCCGTGCCCAGCGTGGGCAAACAGGACGGGATCCTGCGGCACCACACGCTCCGGCAG gccccgcagccccagagcagcctccagcGCGGCATCCCCACCTCCGCCCGCTCCATGCTCTCCAACTTCGCCCAGGCCCCGCAGCTCTCCGTGGCCGGGGGGCTCCTGGGAATGCCAG GGGTGAACATCGCGTACCTGAACGCCGGCATCGGGGGCCACAAAGCGTCGAGCCTGGCGGACCGGCAGCGGGAGTACCTGCTGGATATGATCCCGCCGCGCTCCATATCGCAGTCCATCAGCGGGCAGAAATAG